Proteins co-encoded in one Leucobacter exalbidus genomic window:
- a CDS encoding aldo/keto reductase encodes LQIPNVTLNSGSVIPQLGVGTYLIEPEHTERVVSEAFKAGYRHIDTASFYQNEPAVGAAVKNSGIARNEIFITTKLWNTDQTRGVAAFEESLDRLGLDRVDLFLIHWPQPVYGEALTAWRSLIEIAQSGRSTAIGVSNFEISDLQELIDETGVVPAVNQIELHPFHQRRELRAFCADHGIAVEAWGPLARGRTDLLERPEVTAAAQALGKSPAQIVLRWHVQQDRIIFPKTTRRERLIENAQLFDFELSIDQMAAIDALEEARNLGPDPRTDARR; translated from the coding sequence CTGCAGATTCCCAACGTCACTTTGAACAGTGGGAGCGTGATTCCGCAGCTGGGCGTGGGCACCTATCTGATCGAGCCAGAGCACACCGAACGCGTGGTCAGCGAAGCGTTCAAAGCCGGCTACCGACACATCGATACGGCGAGTTTCTACCAGAACGAACCGGCCGTCGGCGCGGCCGTGAAAAACAGCGGAATCGCCCGAAACGAGATCTTCATCACCACGAAGCTGTGGAATACCGACCAGACGCGCGGCGTGGCCGCTTTTGAAGAAAGCCTCGACCGCTTGGGGCTCGACCGCGTCGACCTCTTTTTAATTCACTGGCCGCAGCCGGTGTACGGCGAAGCCCTCACCGCGTGGCGCTCGCTGATCGAGATTGCGCAGTCGGGGCGGTCGACCGCGATTGGTGTCTCGAACTTTGAAATCTCAGATTTGCAGGAGCTGATTGATGAGACAGGTGTGGTGCCCGCGGTCAACCAGATAGAGCTGCACCCCTTCCACCAGCGCCGTGAACTGCGGGCGTTCTGCGCCGATCACGGGATCGCAGTTGAGGCCTGGGGCCCGCTCGCCCGTGGCCGTACCGATTTGCTTGAGCGCCCCGAAGTGACCGCGGCGGCGCAGGCGCTGGGCAAGAGCCCGGCCCAGATCGTGCTTCGCTGGCACGTGCAGCAAGATCGCATCATCTTCCCGAAGACCACGCGGCGTGAACGACTGATCGAGAACGCGCAGCTGTTCGACTTTGAACTCTCGATCGATCAGATGGCCGCGATTGATGCCCTCGAAGAGGCCCGCAATCTCGGCCCAGACCCCAGAACCGACGCTCGCCGATAG
- the argG gene encoding argininosuccinate synthase, with amino-acid sequence MSKVLSSLPVGERVGIAFSGGLDTSCAVAWMREKGAIPCTYTADIGQYDEPDIDGVADRAKEYGAEIARHVDAKRALVEEGFAALQTGAFNVRSGGKTYFNTTPLGRAVTGTLLVRAMKEDGVDIWGDGSTYKGNDIERFYRYGLMANPSLRIYKPWLDADFVNELGGRHEMSEWLVERGYPYRDATEKAYSTDANIWGATHEAKSLEFLNAGLDIVNPIMGVAAWREDVEVLTEEVSVRFQEGRPVAINGEVFDDPVALVYKANEIGGRHGLGASDQIENRIIEAKSRGIYEAPGMALLHITYERLVNAIHNENTLASYHNDGRKLGRLMYEGRWLDPESLMLREALTRWVGSAITGEVTLRLRRGDDYTILNTEGPSLSYHPEKLSMERTVGAAFGPGDRIGQLTMRNLDIADSRQRLEQYASLGLVGGTVAELVGELEVGGAAEIAGSVEGISENADEMGLSAAFETGTD; translated from the coding sequence ATGTCCAAGGTTCTTTCTTCTCTTCCCGTGGGCGAGCGCGTCGGCATCGCCTTCTCTGGTGGTCTCGACACCTCGTGCGCCGTTGCATGGATGCGCGAAAAGGGCGCTATCCCGTGCACCTATACCGCTGATATCGGCCAGTACGACGAGCCTGATATCGACGGCGTAGCCGATCGCGCCAAGGAGTACGGCGCCGAAATCGCTCGTCACGTTGACGCTAAGCGCGCGCTGGTCGAAGAGGGCTTTGCCGCCCTGCAGACCGGTGCCTTCAACGTTCGCTCAGGTGGCAAGACCTACTTCAACACGACCCCCCTGGGTCGCGCAGTCACGGGCACGCTGCTCGTGCGCGCTATGAAGGAGGACGGCGTCGACATCTGGGGCGACGGCTCCACCTACAAGGGCAACGACATTGAGCGGTTCTACCGCTACGGCCTGATGGCCAACCCGTCGCTGCGCATCTACAAGCCGTGGCTCGACGCTGACTTTGTCAACGAGCTGGGCGGCCGTCACGAGATGAGCGAGTGGCTCGTCGAGCGCGGCTACCCGTACCGCGACGCCACCGAGAAGGCGTACTCAACTGACGCCAACATCTGGGGCGCCACCCACGAGGCAAAGTCGCTGGAGTTCTTGAACGCTGGCCTCGACATCGTCAACCCCATCATGGGCGTTGCCGCATGGCGCGAAGACGTTGAGGTTCTCACCGAAGAGGTGTCGGTGCGCTTCCAGGAGGGACGCCCCGTTGCGATCAACGGCGAGGTCTTCGATGATCCCGTAGCACTCGTCTACAAGGCGAACGAGATCGGTGGCCGCCACGGCCTCGGTGCTTCAGACCAGATCGAGAACCGCATCATTGAGGCCAAGTCACGTGGCATCTACGAGGCTCCCGGCATGGCGCTGCTGCACATCACGTACGAACGCCTCGTCAACGCCATCCACAACGAGAACACTCTTGCGAGCTACCACAATGATGGTCGCAAGCTGGGTCGCCTGATGTATGAGGGTCGCTGGCTTGACCCCGAGTCGCTGATGCTGCGCGAGGCGCTCACGCGCTGGGTCGGCTCTGCGATCACGGGCGAGGTTACCCTGCGCCTGCGCCGCGGTGACGATTACACGATCCTCAACACCGAGGGCCCCAGCCTGAGCTACCACCCCGAGAAGCTCTCGATGGAGCGCACCGTGGGTGCCGCGTTCGGCCCCGGCGACCGTATCGGTCAGCTGACCATGCGCAACCTCGACATCGCTGATTCTCGTCAGCGCCTCGAGCAGTACGCATCGCTCGGCCTCGTTGGTGGCACCGTTGCTGAGCTCGTGGGTGAGCTCGAAGTAGGCGGCGCTGCAGAAATCGCTGGCTCCGTCGAGGGCATCAGCGAGAACGCAGACGAGATGGGTCTGTCGGCCGCGTTCGAAACCGGCACCGACTAG
- a CDS encoding WhiB family transcriptional regulator — protein sequence MDWREQAACLTVDPELFFPVGNTGPAVEQIERAKSVCARCTVTEMCLQYAMDTGQDSGVWGGLSEDERRALKRRAARARRAS from the coding sequence ATGGATTGGCGTGAACAGGCTGCGTGCCTCACTGTAGACCCCGAGCTGTTTTTCCCGGTGGGAAACACAGGCCCGGCAGTAGAGCAGATTGAACGCGCTAAGTCGGTGTGCGCACGTTGCACAGTCACCGAAATGTGCCTGCAGTACGCAATGGACACCGGCCAGGATTCGGGTGTTTGGGGTGGCCTCAGCGAAGATGAGCGTCGCGCATTGAAGCGTCGCGCTGCACGCGCACGCCGCGCGTCCTAG
- the bcp gene encoding thioredoxin-dependent thiol peroxidase: MTERVILEVGQPAPEFSLQDQDGTTRALADYRGEKVVLFFYPAAMTPGCTKQACDFRDSEAALQASGVRVLGVSRDQVAKQRKFADRDDLGYPLLSDPELEVHHAYGAFGTKNSYGRLVEGVIRSTFIIDEQGNIEHALYNVKATAHVARIRKILGVDA, encoded by the coding sequence ATGACCGAACGCGTAATTCTTGAAGTAGGCCAGCCCGCTCCCGAGTTTTCACTCCAGGACCAAGACGGCACCACCCGTGCCCTCGCCGATTACCGCGGCGAAAAGGTCGTGCTCTTTTTCTACCCCGCAGCGATGACCCCCGGCTGCACCAAGCAGGCGTGTGACTTTCGCGACTCTGAAGCCGCGCTGCAGGCCAGCGGCGTGCGCGTGCTCGGCGTCTCGCGCGACCAGGTCGCGAAGCAGCGCAAGTTCGCCGACCGTGACGATCTTGGCTACCCGCTGCTCAGCGACCCCGAGCTCGAAGTCCACCACGCCTACGGTGCATTTGGCACAAAGAACAGCTATGGCCGACTGGTGGAGGGCGTCATTCGTTCGACCTTCATCATCGACGAGCAGGGCAACATCGAGCACGCCCTGTACAACGTGAAGGCCACCGCCCACGTCGCGCGCATTCGCAAGATTCTCGGCGTCGACGCGTAA
- the rsgA gene encoding ribosome small subunit-dependent GTPase A, which yields MSWLTDDSDSDDRYADYGDRIRVRPNPKANKPRTKRRPEHSEAITGMVTGVDRGRYSVLVPAGVDPEDPSERSVTAARARELRRNPIVIGDRVHIVGNTSGEIGSLSRIVRIEDRSTLLRRSADDSDRVERVMVANADQMLIVVAAANPEPRVRLVDRYLVAAYDAGIQPLICITKIDLADPEPFLEHFSALEVPVFRSSPETWPLDEIRETLAGKTTVFVGHSGVGKSTLINALVPEAYRATGHVNEVTGRGRHTSSSSVALRAETPGAEAGEAGWVVDTPGVRSFGLGHVTSDGILRGFTDLAELIDSCPRGCTHHDDAPNCELDAAIESGVLDATGASRVESLRRLLK from the coding sequence ATGAGCTGGCTTACAGACGATAGCGACAGCGACGACCGGTACGCCGATTACGGTGACCGTATTCGCGTGCGCCCCAATCCCAAGGCAAATAAGCCGCGCACGAAGCGTCGCCCCGAGCATTCTGAGGCGATCACGGGCATGGTCACGGGCGTCGACCGTGGCCGCTACTCGGTGCTGGTGCCGGCCGGCGTTGATCCCGAAGATCCCAGCGAGCGCAGCGTCACCGCTGCCCGCGCCCGCGAGCTGCGCCGCAACCCGATCGTCATCGGTGACCGCGTGCACATCGTCGGCAACACCTCGGGCGAGATCGGGTCGCTGTCACGCATCGTGCGCATCGAAGACCGCTCCACCCTGCTGCGTCGCAGCGCCGATGACTCCGACCGTGTCGAGCGCGTCATGGTCGCCAATGCCGACCAGATGCTCATCGTGGTGGCTGCCGCTAACCCTGAGCCGCGCGTGCGCTTGGTCGACCGCTATCTCGTCGCCGCATATGACGCCGGTATTCAGCCGCTGATCTGCATCACCAAAATTGACCTCGCCGACCCCGAGCCGTTTCTCGAGCACTTCTCGGCGCTCGAGGTACCGGTGTTTCGGTCGTCGCCCGAGACCTGGCCGCTCGACGAGATTCGCGAGACGCTCGCCGGTAAAACCACCGTGTTTGTGGGCCACTCAGGCGTGGGCAAATCGACCCTGATCAATGCCCTCGTGCCCGAGGCGTACCGCGCCACGGGCCATGTCAACGAGGTCACCGGTCGCGGCCGACACACCTCGTCATCGTCGGTGGCGCTGCGGGCCGAAACCCCCGGTGCCGAAGCTGGCGAGGCCGGATGGGTAGTCGATACCCCGGGTGTACGTTCGTTTGGGCTCGGTCACGTCACCAGTGACGGCATTTTGCGCGGGTTCACCGACCTTGCCGAGCTGATTGATTCGTGCCCGCGCGGGTGCACACACCACGACGATGCCCCCAACTGCGAGCTCGACGCGGCCATCGAAAGCGGCGTGCTCGACGCGACCGGCGCATCGCGCGTGGAGTCACTCCGTCGGCTGCTGAAGTAG
- the aroA gene encoding 3-phosphoshikimate 1-carboxyvinyltransferase, which yields MLIAKMNQGKDGDEVGSGESLEGEVTHWAAPHMSAPIYGRLQLPASKSLTGRELILSALADAPGTLHAPLHSRDSDLMVEAMRALGARIEEVPGTGAFGADLRITPTDELTGSTTIECGLAGTVMRFVPPLAALALGPVAFDGDPYARKRPMRPLLEALRALGADISDEGRGALPFTVHGTGTLAGGRVEVDASLSSQFVSALLLAAPRFTNGVHVVHTGEHLPSVPHIEMTLAALRARGVTASSPATGEWLVEPGPIAARNLRLEPDLSNAAPFLSAAVALGGSVTITDWPAETTQVGDQLRTILTAFGATAELSADGALTVSRTGDLTGADLHLPEAGELSPTVVGLAALAGQLGHTSRITGIGHTRHHETNRLEALVAEIRALGGDAHELEDGIEVRPATLHGGVWHSYADHRIATTGALIGLVVAGVEVEDIACTSKTLPQFPELWQALVDGPGAASGGSFSLGGMSAGTTSYLKGF from the coding sequence ATGTTGATCGCAAAGATGAATCAGGGTAAAGACGGCGACGAAGTCGGTTCGGGCGAGAGCCTCGAAGGCGAGGTCACACACTGGGCCGCGCCGCACATGAGTGCGCCCATTTATGGCAGGCTGCAACTGCCCGCGTCGAAGTCACTCACCGGCCGAGAGCTCATCCTCTCAGCCCTCGCCGATGCACCCGGCACGCTGCACGCGCCGCTGCACTCGCGCGACTCAGACTTGATGGTGGAGGCGATGCGGGCGCTCGGCGCACGCATCGAGGAGGTGCCCGGCACCGGTGCCTTCGGCGCCGACCTGCGCATCACTCCCACCGATGAGCTCACCGGCTCAACCACGATCGAGTGCGGCCTCGCCGGCACCGTCATGCGTTTCGTGCCGCCGCTGGCGGCGCTCGCCCTCGGGCCCGTCGCCTTCGATGGCGACCCGTACGCGCGCAAGCGCCCCATGCGCCCGCTACTCGAGGCGCTGCGCGCACTCGGCGCCGACATCTCTGACGAGGGACGCGGCGCCCTGCCGTTCACGGTGCACGGCACCGGCACACTCGCCGGCGGCCGCGTGGAGGTCGATGCCTCCCTGTCGAGTCAGTTCGTGTCAGCCCTGCTGCTCGCCGCCCCCCGCTTCACCAACGGCGTACACGTCGTGCACACGGGCGAGCACCTGCCCAGCGTGCCCCACATCGAGATGACCCTCGCGGCGCTGCGCGCCCGCGGCGTCACCGCGTCTTCACCCGCCACCGGTGAGTGGCTCGTGGAGCCCGGCCCCATTGCAGCGCGCAACCTGCGCCTCGAACCTGACCTCTCAAACGCCGCACCGTTTTTGTCGGCCGCGGTCGCCCTGGGCGGCAGCGTCACGATCACCGATTGGCCGGCAGAAACCACGCAGGTGGGCGACCAGCTGCGCACGATTTTGACCGCGTTTGGTGCCACCGCTGAGCTGTCAGCCGATGGCGCGCTGACCGTCAGCCGCACCGGCGACCTCACGGGGGCCGACCTCCACCTGCCCGAAGCTGGAGAGCTCTCCCCCACCGTGGTGGGGCTGGCAGCTCTCGCCGGTCAGCTTGGCCACACGAGCCGCATCACCGGCATTGGCCACACCCGCCACCACGAAACCAACCGACTCGAAGCGCTCGTTGCCGAGATTCGCGCGCTCGGCGGTGACGCCCACGAGCTGGAAGATGGCATCGAGGTGCGCCCCGCCACCCTGCACGGCGGCGTGTGGCACAGTTACGCCGATCACCGCATTGCCACCACCGGCGCACTCATTGGCCTCGTTGTGGCAGGCGTCGAAGTGGAAGACATTGCGTGCACGTCGAAGACGCTGCCCCAGTTCCCCGAGCTGTGGCAGGCCCTCGTTGACGGCCCCGGCGCGGCAAGCGGTGGTTCGTTCAGCCTGGGCGGCATGAGCGCCGGCACCACTTCGTACCTCAAGGGTTTTTAA
- a CDS encoding sigma-70 family RNA polymerase sigma factor produces the protein MTNSTTPKDLELRFTQEALPLLDQLYGAAMKMTRNPQDAQDLVQETYLKAFAAFASFTEGTNLKAWLYRILTNSYINTYRKKQREPYLGVVEELEDWQLGGAESTTAMTTRSAEAEAIDRAPDSVVTNALNALPEDFRMAVYLADVEGFSYQEIADIAEVPIGTIMSRLHRGRARLRKALGEYAAEQGVGIGRDTGKGSTR, from the coding sequence GTGACCAATTCCACCACGCCAAAGGACCTGGAGCTCAGGTTCACCCAGGAGGCGCTGCCGCTGCTCGATCAGCTGTACGGCGCCGCCATGAAGATGACGCGTAACCCGCAAGATGCGCAAGACCTGGTGCAAGAGACCTATCTGAAAGCGTTTGCGGCCTTTGCGTCGTTCACCGAGGGCACCAATCTCAAGGCGTGGCTCTACCGCATTCTCACCAACAGCTATATCAACACGTATCGCAAGAAGCAGCGCGAACCGTACCTCGGCGTTGTCGAGGAGCTCGAGGATTGGCAGCTGGGCGGTGCCGAGTCAACGACGGCGATGACGACGCGTTCGGCCGAGGCCGAAGCGATCGATCGCGCCCCCGATTCTGTGGTGACGAACGCGCTCAACGCGCTGCCTGAAGACTTTCGTATGGCGGTGTATCTCGCCGATGTTGAAGGCTTCAGCTATCAAGAGATCGCCGACATCGCTGAAGTGCCCATCGGTACCATCATGAGCCGCCTCCACCGGGGCCGCGCCAGGTTGCGTAAGGCACTTGGGGAATACGCGGCGGAGCAGGGCGTTGGTATAGGTAGAGACACTGGGAAAGGAAGCACACGATGA
- a CDS encoding zf-HC2 domain-containing protein, which yields MSECDGAKGKLYELLRGELCAEESAPIRDHLACCPDCQSEQDVCRQLMGVVKRACVEERDSNCPPTQLRDDILASLRGLASEQPSA from the coding sequence ATGAGCGAGTGTGACGGCGCTAAAGGCAAGCTGTACGAGCTGTTACGTGGTGAATTGTGCGCCGAAGAGTCGGCACCGATTCGCGATCACCTGGCCTGCTGCCCCGATTGCCAGAGCGAGCAAGATGTCTGCCGCCAGCTGATGGGGGTCGTCAAGCGCGCCTGCGTCGAAGAGCGCGACAGCAACTGCCCGCCCACGCAGCTGCGCGACGATATTCTCGCGAGCCTGCGTGGCTTGGCGAGCGAGCAGCCCAGCGCGTAG
- a CDS encoding tyrosine-protein phosphatase, which translates to MSNDALPVDGTFNFRDLGGLRAGDRRTRSGALYRADSLAKLGATGQAQLQDLGVTRVIDLRDDRERATNPDALPAGVELIAHPIFPSASAHIDRNITIFSLTELIYREHAAALAAGITLLADGTPTVFHCTAGKDRTGAIAALTLLALGVDRDDVLDNYAASELNLRGQWMTDQLSWLQRRGVTLTPEVSDLVGASPAAALDRALTQVVEAQGGVHDYLRAHGVTDATLTTLEQRLTQ; encoded by the coding sequence ATGTCCAATGATGCGCTTCCTGTTGACGGCACCTTCAATTTTCGCGACCTCGGAGGGTTGCGGGCGGGCGATCGCCGCACGCGATCGGGCGCGTTGTATCGCGCCGATTCCCTCGCCAAGCTGGGCGCCACGGGCCAAGCGCAGCTGCAGGATCTCGGCGTCACCCGCGTCATCGATCTGCGTGACGACCGTGAGCGCGCCACCAACCCCGATGCGCTGCCCGCGGGGGTTGAGCTGATTGCGCACCCCATTTTTCCGAGTGCCAGCGCGCATATTGACCGCAACATCACGATCTTCTCGCTCACCGAGCTGATCTATCGCGAGCATGCCGCGGCCCTCGCAGCGGGCATCACACTGCTCGCCGATGGCACCCCGACGGTGTTTCACTGCACCGCGGGCAAAGACCGCACGGGCGCCATCGCGGCGCTCACGCTGCTCGCGCTCGGCGTCGACCGCGACGATGTGCTCGACAATTACGCCGCATCAGAGCTGAATTTGCGCGGCCAGTGGATGACCGACCAGCTTTCGTGGCTTCAGCGCAGGGGCGTCACGCTCACCCCCGAGGTCAGCGATCTCGTTGGAGCGTCACCCGCGGCGGCCCTCGACCGCGCATTGACGCAGGTTGTTGAAGCCCAGGGCGGCGTGCACGACTACCTGCGCGCGCACGGGGTCACCGACGCCACGCTCACCACGCTGGAGCAGCGGCTCACGCAGTAA
- a CDS encoding Fe-S oxidoreductase has protein sequence MPGGEPAETPAAPQRRRPLPFAWLGYAYATCVGFVWGAIWSTGPIERHEGLWVFRDMPKWTYQRGGTCVGSCYLTGHNVSPAVLRHERVHRDQWRHYGFAMPLLYALAGRNPLRNRFEIEAGLEDGGYVRRATRDRSERSPR, from the coding sequence GTGCCGGGCGGCGAGCCCGCCGAGACGCCTGCCGCGCCGCAGCGCCGCCGCCCGCTCCCCTTCGCGTGGCTCGGCTACGCCTACGCCACCTGCGTGGGGTTTGTGTGGGGCGCGATCTGGAGCACCGGCCCGATTGAACGCCACGAGGGCCTGTGGGTGTTTCGTGACATGCCCAAGTGGACCTATCAACGCGGCGGCACCTGCGTCGGTTCGTGCTATCTCACCGGCCACAATGTGTCGCCGGCGGTGCTGCGCCACGAGCGCGTGCACCGCGACCAGTGGCGGCACTACGGTTTCGCGATGCCGCTGCTCTACGCGCTCGCCGGTCGTAACCCGCTGCGCAACCGGTTCGAGATCGAAGCTGGCTTAGAAGACGGCGGCTACGTGCGCCGCGCAACCCGAGATCGCAGCGAGCGCTCTCCCCGCTGA